One genomic window of Cheilinus undulatus linkage group 7, ASM1832078v1, whole genome shotgun sequence includes the following:
- the s1pr3a gene encoding sphingosine 1-phosphate receptor 3a produces MVNIFEEGMNLVIVSHYNQSGKWDRPRSGGACKKAVLLFICVLIVLENVTVLLALWRNKRFHSRMYFLIGNLALSDLLAGVAYVVNIFTSGRNTFFLTPVQWLAREGSMFVALSASTFSLLAIGIERHMTMVRLRPCETAGRGRLLGLLAACWLVSVLLSALPSLGWNCLNNRASCSTVLPLYAKSYVAFCISVFSALLVAIIILYIRIYRLVTSSGRRVSSRPSERSLALLRTVVIVLGVFVMCWTPLFLLLLLDVGCSPDKCPVLYQVDWFIALAVLNSALNPLIYTLSSREMRAAFFRLLCCCQTSMESTGTPVVGNPHLGTIIPTAENSKTSLGGGGGSVAGKSTLGRGKGPPPVNLDSKHGDPSATAVPHPSGPADLLSAVLVKAGALPPLSKF; encoded by the coding sequence ATGGTGAACATATTTGAAGAGGGGATGAACCTTGTCATCGTCAGCCACTATAACCAGTCTGGGAAGTGGGACCGGCCCCGCTCTGGTGGGGCCTGTAAAAAGGCTGTGCTGCTCTTCATCTGCGTGCTGATCGTTCTGGAGAACGTCACAGTTCTGCTTGCTCTGTGGAGGAACAAACGCTTCCACAGCCGCATGTACTTCCTGATTGGAAACCTGGCACTGTCAGACCTGCTGGCTGGTGTGGCATATGTGGTTAACATTTTTACCTCAGGAAGAAACACCTTCTTCCTGACTCCAGTGCAGTGGCTGGCCAGAGAGGGGAGCATGTTCGTGGCCCTCAGTGCTTCCACGTTCAGCCTTCTTGCAATTGGGATAGAGAGGCACATGACGATGGTGCGTTTGCGTCCCTGTGAGACAGCAGGCCGTGGCAGACTTCTAGGACTCCTTGCGGCCTGCTGGCTTGTTTCAGTGCTGCTCAGTGCTCTGCCCAGTCTGGGCTGGAACTGCCTCAACAACCGAGCTTCCTGCTCCACAGTGCTGCCGCTCTACGCTAAGAGCTATGTGGCCTTCTGTATTTCTGTGTTCAGTGCTCTATTGGTGGCCATCATCATCCTCTACATCAGGATCTACCGGCTGGTGACTTCCAGCGGCCGCAGAGTGAGCAGCCGGCCTTCAGAGCGCTCCCTGGCCTTGCTGCGGACTGTGGTTATCGTTCTTGGTGTGTTCGTCATGTGCTGGACCCCACTCTTTCTGCTATTGCTATTGGATGTCGGATGTAGTCCAGATAAATGCCCGGTGCTCTACCAGGTGGACTGGTTCATTGCCCTGGCTGTGCTGAACTCTGCCCTTAACCCACTCATATACACTCTGTCCAGCAGAGAGATGAGGGCAGCCTTCTTCaggctgctctgctgctgtcagaccAGTATGGAGTCTACAGGGACTCCTGTGGTGGGAAACCCACACCTTGGCACCATCATTCCCACAGCGGAGAACAGCAAAACcagcttgggtggaggagggggcagTGTGGCTGGGAAGTCCACTCTGGGTAGAGGAAAGGGTCCTCCACCTGTGAACTTGGACAGCAAGCATGGAGATCCCTCAGCCACAGCTGTGCCCCACCCATCAGGACCTGCAGACCTACTGTCAGCTGTGCTGGTGAAGGCGGGGGCTCTGCCACCGCTCAGCAAGTTCTGA